CGATGAAGACGCTTGCTGGCACTTGGGAGATGATGTAGCCCACGTAGAAGAGGGAGATACCAGCGGACCATTCTGTGTCGGACATGTGGAGGTCGTCTTGCATGCCGGCTAGACGGGCGTTGGATACGTTGATTCTGTCGAGGTAGCTGTGGGTGTGTCAGTGTTGAGGTTAGGGTAGCAGTTATAGAAGGTTCACCTCATAAGGAGCATCATTGTCACACATGGCAGAAAGTAGTagtccagcttcttcaaaaCAGCTTTGTCCAGATGCTCGAGTTCAGTAGGAGTCTTCTCCCGCAGAAGAGGAAACTGAGCCAGTGAGTGTTCTGGATATGAGACATCCTCAAGGTTCTCCACGATAATCTTGGAGTCTCTGTCGTCCAGGGCATACTCGTCGTGCTTCGGCGCCATGGTTTAATTAAGAGGTGAAGTGGAATGGACGGATACTGTCTGTTACTGTCCATGCTATCTGCGCTTTTATGGGGCTATATGGCCCACATATCTTCCCCGGATTTACATTCTGGGGTACTGATCCCCCATGGGGACTCCGCACGCAACGGACATCTCCGACTTGGCAGGTATTATCGGACAGTATCCGTACGCAGCATTGATTGCGGCATGGTGTGCATGATAGGCTCTCATCGTTTCTGGAGCGGAGGGTCTAAGCGGTGGAAAGTAATTGATGGATTAAGTTTATATCAGGAACTTTGAGGGGTCAAACACTATACTCCTACCACCTGACCTATCGTCTATACCGCCAGGCTAACAATCTGCTATTTCTCCGCCGGCATCCAATGCACCGAAATTGGCTCATGCTTGCTCCGGATTCTTTCTCCCCTAGACCACAGCTGGAACGTGAGATCTGCGGGtccaacaaccaccctcaCCTCAAACGAGGTCCGCCAGAAAGCAGGCTTCGAGCTGTACCAATGGCGATTCTTCAATTTCTTATCCACGTTGTCGGTTGCGATGTCGAGGTTGCAAACTGTTTGCCATCCTTCGTGGCATAGGCTGCGTGGGAGCCTCGCCGGTAACTCGGTCGACATGACAATCTCAACGTTATGGATTCCGGCTTCCAAACCGACGTCGGTCCTCAGATGAAACTCTTTTGTTACCCCGGTAGGTGGAATTGGACGCCCCTAATTGCGGTTATGGTGTAAGCTTTGCAAAGCGAGAGGTGAGGGCATCCGAACCTTGACCACGAGCCAGTCAATCTGATCAAGGGCATACAGACGTTTATCGCGAACGTCCATCTGGACTCGCTCTCCGACATGAATGTCACGATTGTAAACCTTGTGGCATATTATTCCGTAACTTACTGGTGCACATCGGAAGCCGAATGTCAGGATGCCACGCTTGAGCTGTTGAATGCGGTCCATAACTAAGCCATGGACAACGACTAGTTGCCTGGAAATTGTAATTCGTAAGTCTTATGACGAGGTATTAGCGAAGATAAGAAGTCAACGTACGGTTCATCAGCCATGAGCACTTGCATCCCTCCAGATTGAGAAGCCTTGCTACAGCTATTGTATCTCTCCTGGAGGCGGTGTCTCACATACGGGGAGCTACCCAGCCCGCCGGATAGCACCAGGTATTTCTGTAAACGTGTTAGCTTGGATGCGTCAAATGTGTACTACATTGCCAAACACACAATGTCGTCGTTAGAACCTTGGGCTTGCAGTTGCTGGATATGTGCGTCTATAAGCTGGAATATACCTTCTACCTTCGAGTCGAAGCTTTTCTGAATGTCTTCCCTATCCGGTGTCAGTGTTCACTATAATGAGAACTTGACGTAGGATCTCACCATGCAATCTGCATCTGTCCATTGAATATCCCCACCTCCGGGAAGTCAAGGTTGGGGTCTAATCCCGGTACATCCAGCTTGAGCCAAGGCGTGACCGTGGCTTCGGTTCCGAAAGCACATTTGTATCGCTGAAATCGTCCGAATGTCATTCTCCACGCCGTCGTATTTGGTGATGATTTCAAGTGCTGCTGGACAACTTCAAGTCGCTTGCACATTAGACGATGTATTTCTCTGTCAATGAAGACCGAGCCGATAGGGTGTCCTAGCAGATCGTTAACTAAGGACGACATGAGAACAACCTAGATAGGTACCTTCGACATGACCAAGCTGTGCCAGTTGCGTAGGCTCGCCCTGCGCTGAAAGAAGCTTGAGGACATTTACATCCTACGATCGATGTTGGTTACAAAATCCTACGAGCCAGGGTGCGGTAAAGGGGCAAATTACTGTCGTTCCTCCACCTGAGTCGCAAACCAAAATTGTATCATCTCTCTGTACCGAGTGTTAGTTAAGTGCCCTACACTTGGTTCTTGGTATGGAAACGGTGACCTACTCCGTAATGCTCGTTCCCTGCATAAACAGCTGCGGCCTCTGCTTCCGTAAGGCCGATGCAAGCACGGTGATTGGGATTTCGTGCGTCAATCACCTGCATTAACAGTCTTCGAATTTCTTCTACCATGCGCACATCCTTCCATGTAGTTGGAACACTGAAAATGAACTCGACACGTTGCATGACAAACTGCGGGATCGTGGTTTCAAAGTAGGACACCACATGCCGATAAATGCATCGAATATAGTCCTGGAACCATTTCTGGGCTTCTGTCAGGCTTGGGCCCCCATCTCGCGCGTACTGAGGCGCCAAATGAAGCTTGAAGAACTCCTTGGTTTCTGCTTCG
The window above is part of the Aspergillus luchuensis IFO 4308 DNA, chromosome 8, nearly complete sequence genome. Proteins encoded here:
- a CDS encoding Hsp70 family protein (COG:S;~EggNog:ENOG410PIGC;~InterPro:IPR043129), coding for MSDKEALGPPTKSALHNEEWHPNIVVGVDFGMTHTGVAYSYGPEWPPPKTIQRWPGKLPGELANKVPTCITYGSDSKSISHWGFQCDIDNSEAETKEFFKLHLAPQYARDGGPSLTEAQKWFQDYIRCIYRHVVSYFETTIPQFVMQRVEFIFSVPTTWKDVRMVEEIRRLLMQVIDARNPNHRACIGLTEAEAAAVYAGNEHYGRDDTILVCDSGGGTTDVNVLKLLSAQGEPTQLAQLGHVEGHPIGSVFIDREIHRLMCKRLEVVQQHLKSSPNTTAWRMTFGRFQRYKCAFGTEATVTPWLKLDVPGLDPNLDFPEVGIFNGQMQIAWEDIQKSFDSKVEGIFQLIDAHIQQLQAQGSNDDIKYLVLSGGLGSSPYVRHRLQERYNSCSKASQSGGMQVLMADEPQLVVVHGLVMDRIQQLKRGILTFGFRCAPVSYGIICHKVYNRDIHVGERVQMDVRDKRLYALDQIDWLVVKGRPIPPTGVTKEFHLRTDVGLEAGIHNVEIVMSTELPARLPRSLCHEGWQTVCNLDIATDNVDKKLKNRHWYSSKPAFWRTSFEVRVVVGPADLTFQLWSRGERIRSKHEPISVHWMPAEK